Proteins co-encoded in one Paraburkholderia edwinii genomic window:
- the sctJ gene encoding type III secretion system inner membrane ring lipoprotein SctJ — translation MLRRLLVLLPLLMLIGCKTSLFEGLDEDQANRIVAVLSHHGIAGAKQRNADKTWTVSVDSDDAVAATELTGAYALPRGGHTNLGELFSRQGLISNPDEDRVRFIFGVSQELSETLEKIDGVLVARVHIVQPERDPVLGLVTPPSASVMVRYRTDYNLELMRDKMRALVAGGVEGLTPDRVNLTLIPVTPVLVAGDACSGFNACTSGRERDEHGSATLVLVALTIGAMLLAMSAWVWRSGIRSFSPTFFRRKGRGRAHAPATGDGEAPPAAETQGDTH, via the coding sequence ATGCTGCGCCGTCTGCTGGTTCTGCTGCCGCTCCTCATGCTTATCGGCTGCAAGACCTCGCTTTTCGAAGGCCTGGACGAGGACCAGGCCAACCGCATCGTCGCCGTTCTAAGCCATCACGGTATCGCGGGCGCGAAACAGCGCAACGCCGACAAAACGTGGACGGTTTCGGTCGACAGCGACGATGCGGTCGCCGCTACCGAACTGACCGGCGCCTATGCGTTACCACGCGGCGGCCATACGAACCTCGGCGAACTGTTCAGCCGTCAGGGCCTGATTTCGAATCCCGACGAAGACCGCGTTCGCTTCATCTTCGGGGTCTCGCAGGAACTGTCGGAAACGCTCGAGAAAATCGACGGCGTACTCGTCGCACGCGTGCATATCGTGCAGCCCGAGCGCGACCCGGTGCTGGGACTCGTCACGCCGCCGTCGGCGTCGGTGATGGTCCGCTATCGCACCGACTACAACCTCGAGCTGATGCGCGACAAGATGCGCGCGCTCGTCGCCGGCGGCGTCGAAGGCCTGACGCCGGATCGCGTCAACCTGACGCTGATTCCCGTTACGCCCGTGCTGGTCGCCGGCGACGCGTGCAGCGGCTTCAACGCATGCACGTCCGGACGCGAGCGCGACGAACACGGCAGCGCGACGCTCGTGCTGGTCGCGCTGACTATTGGCGCCATGCTGCTCGCTATGTCGGCATGGGTCTGGCGCAGCGGCATCCGTTCGTTTTCGCCGACATTTTTCCGGCGCAAAGGGCGCGGCCGCGCGCACGCGCCTGCAACGGGCGACGGCGAAGCGCCGCCTGCCGCAGAAACCCAAGGAGACACGCATTGA
- a CDS encoding FliH/SctL family protein, producing the protein MLICRKGNWRIESDGYLSSADLVELDDLRALDEDRAQDAARETSRLAARVREMKRRAWRRGYNAGRAAAVRDLVVPQAAASFIARCVEERLVRVALDALVLIIGKLPPAAALPNQLRRCIAASRSQQVLSLRVSTVDYREAKRLIARLEQELAAPLFTVLADAGLPPHSCIVETERGVIDGSLRMQLSALERGIRDAIGAMLNEYRSLDAAVDRQFDVIEQGLRDAIDAINVSGPHGPHGPHAQDGDAR; encoded by the coding sequence GTGCTGATCTGCAGAAAAGGAAACTGGCGCATTGAATCGGATGGCTATCTGTCGTCCGCCGATCTCGTCGAACTCGACGATTTGCGCGCACTCGATGAAGACCGCGCGCAAGACGCAGCGCGCGAGACATCGCGGCTCGCGGCGCGCGTGCGCGAGATGAAGCGCCGCGCGTGGCGTCGTGGCTATAACGCCGGGCGCGCGGCCGCGGTACGCGACCTGGTCGTGCCGCAGGCCGCCGCATCGTTTATCGCGCGCTGTGTGGAGGAACGTCTCGTGCGTGTCGCACTCGATGCATTGGTGTTGATCATCGGCAAGCTGCCGCCCGCGGCCGCGCTGCCTAATCAGTTGCGACGCTGCATTGCGGCGTCGCGCTCGCAGCAGGTGCTATCGCTGCGCGTATCGACGGTCGACTATCGCGAGGCGAAGCGGCTTATCGCCCGGCTCGAGCAGGAGCTCGCCGCACCGCTCTTCACGGTGTTGGCCGATGCCGGCTTGCCGCCGCATTCGTGCATCGTCGAGACCGAGCGCGGCGTGATCGACGGCAGCTTGCGTATGCAGCTGAGCGCACTGGAACGCGGCATCCGCGATGCGATCGGCGCGATGCTCAACGAGTATCGCAGTCTCGATGCGGCGGTCGACAGGCAGTTCGATGTGATCGAGCAAGGACTGCGCGACGCGATCGATGCGATCAATGTCTCCGGGCCGCACGGACCGCACGGACCGCACGCGCAGGACGGAGACGCGCGGTGA